One part of the Macrobrachium rosenbergii isolate ZJJX-2024 unplaced genomic scaffold, ASM4041242v1 13902, whole genome shotgun sequence genome encodes these proteins:
- the LOC136837942 gene encoding uncharacterized protein, with translation MVTVTVKVVAVVADSSSNKRASSSSNKSVKSSNDNISSSSNKSVNSSNDNISSSSNKSVNSSNNNISSSSNKSVNNSSNKSVNSSSNKSDNSSNNISSSSNKSVNSSNNNINSSINKSASSSSNNIGSHRNKRASSSSNMSVNSSSNNISSSSNESVNSSNNDISSCSNKSASSSSNNGVNGSSNNISSSINKRASSSSNKSAKAVIITLIPVVVRELVAVVIRVLIAVTITLVAAVIRVLIAVVITLVTSVIRVLVAVVIRVLIAVITLVAVLIGELVAVVIRVLIAVIITLVAVLIRELVAVVIPVLIAVVITLVATVKVLIAVVITLVASVIRVLVAVVIRVSIAVIITLVAVLMIELVALVIRVLIAVVITLVAVLIKASSHSNKSVNSSGNNISSSINKRASSSSNKSVNSSNNNISISINKISSSSSKNIGSCSNKSVNSSSNNISSLSNKSASSSSNKSVNSSNNNISSSINERASSSSNKSVNSSSNNISSSINKS, from the exons ATGGTCACAGTGACAGTCAAAGTGGTGGCTGTCGTGGCAGA tagcagtagtaataagagagctagtagcagtagtaataagagTGTTAAAAGCAGTAATGATaacattagtagcagtagtaataagagtgttaatagcagtaatgataacattagtagcagtagtaataagagtgttaatagcagtaataataacattagtagcagtagtaataagagTGTTAATAA CAGTAGTAATAAGAGCgttaatagcagtagtaataagagtgataatagcagtaataacattagtagcagtagtaataagagtgttaatagcagtaataataacattaatagcaGTATTAATAAAAGtgctagtagcagtagtaataacatAGGTAGCCATAGAAATAAGAGagctagtagcagtagtaatatgAGTGTTAATAGCAGTAGCAATAACATTAGTAGCAGCAGCAATGAGAGTgttaatagcagtaataatgaCATCAGTAGCTGCAGTAATAAGAGtgctagtagcagtagtaataacgGTGTTAATGGCAGTAGTAATAACATTAGCAGCAGTATTAATAAGAGAGCTAGTAGCAGTAGCAATAAGAGTGCtaaagcagtaataataacattaataccaGTAGTAGTAAGAGagctagtagcagtagtaataagagTGTTAATAGCAGTAACAATAACATTAGTAGCTGCAGTAATAAGAGTgttaatagcagtagtaataacattAGTAACCTCAGTAATAAGAGtgctagtagcagtagtaataagagTGTTAATAGCAGTAATAACATTAGTAGCAGTATTAATAGGAGagctagtagcagtagtaataagagtgttaatagcagtaataataacattagtagCAGTATTAATAAGAGagctagtagcagtagtaataccagtgttaatagcagtagtaataacattAGTAGCCACAGTAAAAGTGTTAATAGCAGTGGTAATAACATTAGTAGCCTCAGTAATAAGAGtgctagtagcagtagtaataagagtgtcaatagcagtaataataacattagtagCAGTATTAATGATAGAGCTAGTAGCATTAGTAATAAGAGTgttaatagcagtagtaataacattAGTAGCAGTATTAATAAAAGCTAGTAGCCACAGTAATAAGAGTGTTAATAGCAGTGGTAATAACATTAGTAGCAGTATTAATAAGAGagctagtagcagtagtaacaAGAGTGttaacagtagtaataataacattagtatcagtattaataagatatctagtagcagtagtaaaaaCATTGGTAGCTGCAGTAATAAGAGTgttaatagcagtagtaataacattAGTAGCCTCAGTAATAAGAGtgctagtagcagtagtaataagagtgtcaatagcagtaataataacattagtagCAGTATTAATGAGAGagctagtagcagtagtaataagagtgttaatagcagtagtaataacattAGTAGCAGTATTAATAAGAGCTAG